From Primulina tabacum isolate GXHZ01 chromosome 2, ASM2559414v2, whole genome shotgun sequence, one genomic window encodes:
- the LOC142537651 gene encoding uncharacterized protein LOC142537651 produces MVKELSPAKEKVVLSTYIESHTLRVHRSCGWKFEVVDCDKTCDVDLNEWTCSCRAWQINMLPCKHVCAAIESKSMSVYAFCDKFFKTDMYRQTYKGIINPIPTFDMYEFNGDEGYVINAPDVRSQPRRRKSQRIPSKIQSRLSKCSRCQEKDNSGFNFGRAQEETHPFQRQHWQCSLELIIVFLHTVCVELSGVI; encoded by the exons ATGGTGAAAGAATTAAGCCCAGCAAAGGAGAAGGTTGTTCTGAGCACATACATTGAATCTCACACCTTGAGAGTGCACCGTTCATGTGGTTGGAAGTTTGAAGTAGTTGATTGTGATAAAACATGTGATGTTGATTTGAATGAATGGACTTGTTCATGTAGAGCCTGGCAGATCAATATGCTCCCTTGCAAACATGTTTGTGCTgccatagaatcgaagtcaatGTCGGTATACGCCTTCTgtgataaatttttcaaaactgatATGTATCGTCAAACATACAAGGGCATTATTAATCCCATACCGACATTTGACATGTATGAGTTTAATGGCGATGAAGGATATGTAATCAATGCTCCTGATGTGCGTAGTCAGCCAAGGCGTAGAAAGTCTCAAAGAATACCATCCAAAATTCAATCACGTCTGTCAAAGTGTAGTCGTTGTCAG GAAAAGGACAACAGTGGATTCAATTTTGGACGTGCACAAGAGGAGACACACCCGTTCCAGAGGCAGCATTGGCAGTGTAGCCTTGAGTTGATTATTGTGTTTTTGCATACTGTTTGTGTTGAGTTGTCAGGTGTTATATGA